CATGAGCACAAATTTGGGTTCCTCTTTTAGCGCCATCTCCAACATGTTGACGCGGTGAAAGTAGGGGACTTTCGCGCTGTCTTTGTGTGGAGGTATGTGAGTAGGGACAAACCAAACCCTGTCAAGATTAGCGGCTTCCATGGCTAGGTGGGCCATGAACAGATGACCTATGTGAACAGGATCAAAAACACCTGCAAGAAGGCCAGTTCTAGAGGATTTCAAAGGCTTTATCATGTATGACTACGGTTTCTCCTTCTTTTGCACCCATTTGCCTTAGCATTTCCTCAAGTTTCTTACGTCTTATCTCTCTTTGTACATACTGAAAATCCCAAGGTTGGGTGGTATCGTATCTGGATATGTACCGTGCCCATCTGCCTTCAACTACCCAGTATTCATCTTCTCTACGAATGGAGAAATCCTCTGGCAAAGGTGGAAGCTCCATTGTCATGAATTCTGCAGTGGGTTCCTCTGTTGATAATGTGGGCGAAATAAGTTCAAATAAAACGTCTACTAATTGATTAGTGCCTTCGCCTGTGGCCGCGCTTGTAAGCACCACGTGTGATTCTTTGTCAGCAAACTGCACTTTTAGCTGATCAATGTGCTCTGGCTGCAGTAGATCGATTTTGTTTAAAACTAGAACTCGCGGTTTTTCCAGTAAGTTAGGGTTATAAGCTCGAAGCTCACCAATAATCGTTTCATAGGCTTGCATGGGTTCATAACCATCGATGGCTGCTGCATCAATGACAATGGCCAGTACTTTGGTGCGTTCAACATGCCTTAAGAAGGTTAGGCCAAGTCCTTTTCCTTCATGAGCTCCCTCTATGAGCCCTGGAACGTCGCTTACTACAAATGATTGTTCAGCCTTTTTAACAATTCCCAGTACTGGAGATCGCGTGGTGAAGGGGTAGGGAGCTATTTCTGGTTTTGCCTTACTTATGACGGATATGAGTGACGATTTTCCAGCGTTAGGTAACCCCACAAGCCCCACATGGGCAACCAGTTTTAGTTCTAAACGGAGTCTGCGCATTTCTCCTTCATGCCCCAGCTCACGGAAACGCGGTGCTCGTCTAGTGGCAGTAGCCATGCGCGCATTGCCTTTTCCGCCTCGACCGCCTCTAGCTACTAGCAGTTTCATTCCTGGTTTGTCCATATCGACCACAGTTTGAGTTTCCAAGTCAGCAACTATGACGCCCACTGGTATGCGTATGAAGAGGTCCTTTCCATCTTTCCCGAACTGTTTTTGAGATCTACCTGGTTCACCGTCTTCAGCCCGAAACTCCTTTTGGTACTTGAAGTCATACAATGTGAGAAGGGCAGGGTCGGTTACCAGGTATACATCGCCGCCTTTGCCCCCATCTCCGCCGTCAGGTCCGCCTTTTTCAATGAATTTCTCACGACGAAAAGAGGCGGCTCCATCGCCGCCCTTTCCACCGTAAACAATGATTTCCGCAGTGTCAATGAATATCATTACTTTTGTTCGTTAGGAATCACACTGACGAATTTCTTTCCGCCCTTTTTCTCGAACTGAACTACGCCTTCAGCCAGTGCGAACAAGGTGAAATCCTTTCCCTGACCTACGTTTTTCCCTGGCCAGAAGTGATTTCCTCTCTGCCTAACGATGATGCTACCGGGTTTTACTTTTTCTCCGCCGTAAGCTTTCACGCCCAAATACTGCGGGTTAGAATCTTTGCCGTTTCTTGAAGAACCTCCGCCCTTATGATGTGCCATGGTTTCTTATCCCTCCGTTAACACAGACGTTTTAATGCCATTGATTCGCAAAATGGTGTAACGTATCCTGTGTGATTTTTTCCTGTGGTAATTTACTTTCGCTTTGAAACGTCTCACCTTGATTTTCTTTGTACGAATCTGCTTCACGGGTTCGAGCTCTATCTCAGCGCCTTCCACAAAAGGTGTTCCCACTACCGTATTCGCTTCGTCCTTTACCATGAGGACTTTTACTTCCTCCGGTTTGATTTCTTCCCAGCCAGGTACTAGTATGGTTGAGTTTTCCTTTACTTTATACTGTTTTCCTCTAATTTCCAGTAAAGCGTACATGCTTGTCAGGTCCTCCTTTTAATACATATTTTGGCGGAGGGGGTGGGACTCGAACCCACAAGGCCCTTCCGGGCCGCCGGATTTCAAGTCCGGTGCCTTACCAATTAGACTACCCCTCCATCTTATTATGGTTATCAAGGTATCCAATTACAGCAACATATATATTAGCATAGATAAAGCCACATCTGCAACTTGCTAACTGTTACCTGCGGCAGCCTTCTTTTGTTCCCAAGGTAAAAAGGTTTTGTTTTCACTTCCAGCCATGAGTCGGCGGATATTGTCCTTATGGCGCCACGTAATGAAGAAAGCTAGAAAAAGAAGTGCCCACGGGAAGAATGGTAATATGGCAAATGCAAAGATAAAGACGGACCAAATTCCCAGTATGGATCCTAAGGAAACCCAGCGAGTGGGTAAGAAAGTCACCAGCCAAACCGCCACGAACATTAGCACCAATCTTATATCAAAGCCTAGTAAAGCTCCTACGCTTGTAGCAACACCTTTACCACCCTTAAACCTCAGAAACACGGAAAAACAGTGTCCGATTATGGGCGCTAAAAACAGTAGCCATTGCTGGAGAGGCGTCAGCCCTGAGAAATAGTGAAATGCCAAGTATGACGGTATAAAGCCTTTTGACAGATCTAGAAGTAAAGTCATGGCACCAAAGACTACGCCGAGTGCTCTGTAAACATTTGTGGTACCGATGTTCCCAGACCCAATTTTCCTGATATCAACGCCTTTACTTAAGGCGATCAAATAACCGAAGGGCATGGCACCATATAGATAAGCTCCTACTAGACCCAATAAGTAGTAGTAATTCACTTTACACCTCCTCTTTGTTTCCATATGCCTGTAACTACGCTCCACGACACACGCAACTGTAGTCACATTAGCAAATAAGTTGTTTTTTACCGCATATCGCTTCATCCTATAATATTAGATGATTCCCCGTAGCATTATGTTACACTTTACCATAAAAGAAAAC
The genomic region above belongs to Coprothermobacter proteolyticus DSM 5265 and contains:
- the obgE gene encoding GTPase ObgE, translating into MIFIDTAEIIVYGGKGGDGAASFRREKFIEKGGPDGGDGGKGGDVYLVTDPALLTLYDFKYQKEFRAEDGEPGRSQKQFGKDGKDLFIRIPVGVIVADLETQTVVDMDKPGMKLLVARGGRGGKGNARMATATRRAPRFRELGHEGEMRRLRLELKLVAHVGLVGLPNAGKSSLISVISKAKPEIAPYPFTTRSPVLGIVKKAEQSFVVSDVPGLIEGAHEGKGLGLTFLRHVERTKVLAIVIDAAAIDGYEPMQAYETIIGELRAYNPNLLEKPRVLVLNKIDLLQPEHIDQLKVQFADKESHVVLTSAATGEGTNQLVDVLFELISPTLSTEEPTAEFMTMELPPLPEDFSIRREDEYWVVEGRWARYISRYDTTQPWDFQYVQREIRRKKLEEMLRQMGAKEGETVVIHDKAFEIL
- the plsY gene encoding glycerol-3-phosphate 1-O-acyltransferase PlsY, with translation MNYYYLLGLVGAYLYGAMPFGYLIALSKGVDIRKIGSGNIGTTNVYRALGVVFGAMTLLLDLSKGFIPSYLAFHYFSGLTPLQQWLLFLAPIIGHCFSVFLRFKGGKGVATSVGALLGFDIRLVLMFVAVWLVTFLPTRWVSLGSILGIWSVFIFAFAILPFFPWALLFLAFFITWRHKDNIRRLMAGSENKTFLPWEQKKAAAGNS
- the rplU gene encoding 50S ribosomal protein L21, producing the protein MYALLEIRGKQYKVKENSTILVPGWEEIKPEEVKVLMVKDEANTVVGTPFVEGAEIELEPVKQIRTKKIKVRRFKAKVNYHRKKSHRIRYTILRINGIKTSVLTEG
- the rpmA gene encoding 50S ribosomal protein L27, whose amino-acid sequence is MAHHKGGGSSRNGKDSNPQYLGVKAYGGEKVKPGSIIVRQRGNHFWPGKNVGQGKDFTLFALAEGVVQFEKKGGKKFVSVIPNEQK